One stretch of Nocardia mangyaensis DNA includes these proteins:
- a CDS encoding alpha/beta hydrolase: MVTAAVFVSSIGLPVATAAPVSRTPAGGFEELFVPSSMGPIKVQVRWAARGGSSALYLLDGLRAPAGHSQWTTDTDALHQFAGDDVTLVFPVGGRSSFYTDWYRPSSTNNQTTTYKWETFLTRELPEFLAGRGISRTNNAIVGASMGGNAALILAAHHRDQFRFAGSFSGFVNPTYPWWNEAMRAAMLGEGGFHVDDMWGPVGDPAWSRNDATIQAERLRGLPMYVTSGNGLPGPLDPPYGLGDTVHAMSLEAMTAVAAGIFRDRVTELDISARVDILNGNHTWPYWAQSLTTARPMILDALGAR, encoded by the coding sequence GTGGTCACCGCCGCCGTGTTCGTCTCCTCGATCGGGCTGCCCGTCGCCACCGCGGCGCCTGTCTCCCGCACTCCCGCCGGCGGTTTCGAGGAGCTGTTCGTCCCGTCGAGCATGGGGCCGATCAAGGTGCAGGTGCGGTGGGCCGCGCGCGGCGGCAGCTCGGCGCTCTATCTGCTCGACGGCCTTCGCGCACCCGCCGGGCACAGCCAGTGGACCACCGACACCGACGCCCTGCACCAATTCGCCGGTGACGACGTGACGCTGGTGTTCCCGGTCGGCGGCCGCTCGAGCTTCTACACCGACTGGTATCGGCCGAGCAGCACCAACAACCAGACCACGACCTACAAGTGGGAAACCTTCCTCACCCGCGAACTGCCCGAATTCCTCGCGGGCCGCGGCATCTCCCGCACCAACAACGCGATCGTGGGCGCGTCGATGGGCGGCAACGCGGCGCTGATCCTGGCCGCCCACCATCGCGACCAGTTCCGCTTCGCCGGATCGTTCTCCGGCTTCGTCAATCCGACCTATCCGTGGTGGAACGAGGCGATGCGGGCCGCCATGCTCGGCGAGGGCGGTTTCCATGTCGACGACATGTGGGGCCCGGTAGGCGATCCCGCGTGGAGCCGCAACGACGCCACCATCCAGGCCGAGCGGCTGCGCGGTCTGCCGATGTACGTGACGTCGGGCAATGGCCTCCCGGGTCCGCTCGACCCGCCGTACGGCCTCGGCGACACCGTCCACGCGATGAGCCTCGAGGCGATGACCGCGGTCGCGGCGGGTATCTTCCGCGATCGGGTGACCGAGCTCGACATCTCCGCGCGCGTGGACATCCTCAACGGGAACCACACCTGGCCGTACTGGGCGCAGTCGCTCACGACGGCGCGCCCGATGATCCTCGACGCCCTCGGCGCGCGCTGA
- a CDS encoding branched-chain amino acid aminotransferase — MTVAAQFTRIPHPAPVPAQQRAEVLAAPGFGRFFTDHMVSIDYADGQWGNARVEPYAPLSMDPATMVFHYGQAIFEGLKAYRQSDGSIATFRIDANAARFRRSAARMAMAELPEELFIESVRQLLDVDADWVPAAGGEDSLYLRPFMFSTEAGLGVKPAASYKYLLLASPAGAYFPRGVKPVRVWLSTEYVRAAPGGTGEAKVAGNYAASLLAQAQATEKGCDQVVWLDACERRYVEEMGTNNLFFVYGTGSEARLVTPELSGSLLPGITRDSLLTLAADSGYPVEERKVSVEEWRKGAESGEISEVFACGTAAVITPVGWVRSTEGEFSIGGGEPGEVTMALRDTLTGIQRGTFADTHGWMKNL; from the coding sequence ATGACAGTTGCTGCACAGTTCACTCGTATTCCGCATCCCGCGCCCGTCCCGGCGCAGCAGCGGGCAGAGGTACTGGCGGCCCCCGGGTTCGGGCGGTTCTTCACCGATCACATGGTCTCGATCGACTACGCCGACGGGCAGTGGGGCAATGCGCGCGTCGAGCCGTACGCTCCGCTGTCGATGGACCCGGCGACCATGGTGTTCCACTACGGTCAGGCGATCTTCGAGGGGCTCAAGGCCTACCGCCAGTCCGACGGCAGCATCGCCACCTTCCGCATCGACGCCAATGCCGCGCGGTTCCGCCGCTCGGCGGCGCGGATGGCGATGGCGGAGCTACCCGAGGAGCTGTTCATCGAGTCGGTGCGCCAGCTGCTCGACGTGGACGCCGACTGGGTGCCCGCCGCCGGCGGCGAGGACTCGCTGTACCTGCGCCCGTTCATGTTCTCCACCGAGGCCGGCCTCGGCGTGAAGCCCGCCGCGTCCTACAAGTACCTGCTGCTGGCCTCGCCCGCGGGCGCGTACTTCCCGCGTGGTGTGAAGCCGGTGCGGGTGTGGCTGTCCACCGAGTACGTGCGGGCGGCGCCCGGCGGGACAGGCGAGGCGAAGGTGGCCGGTAACTACGCCGCGTCGCTGCTGGCGCAGGCGCAGGCCACCGAGAAGGGCTGTGACCAGGTCGTGTGGCTGGACGCCTGCGAGCGCCGCTATGTCGAGGAGATGGGCACCAACAACCTGTTCTTCGTCTACGGCACCGGCTCGGAGGCCCGGCTGGTGACCCCGGAGCTGTCCGGTTCGCTGCTGCCCGGCATCACCCGCGATTCGCTGCTCACCCTGGCCGCCGACTCCGGTTACCCGGTCGAGGAGCGCAAGGTCTCGGTCGAGGAATGGCGCAAGGGCGCCGAATCCGGCGAGATCAGTGAGGTTTTCGCGTGCGGAACGGCCGCGGTGATCACGCCGGTGGGCTGGGTGCGCTCGACCGAGGGTGAGTTCAGCATCGGTGGCGGGGAGCCGGGTGAGGTCACCATGGCCCTGCGCGACACGCTCACCGGCATCCAGCGCGGCACCTTCGCCGACACCCACGGTTGGATGAAGAACCTGTAA
- a CDS encoding MBL fold metallo-hydrolase: MSSERLYFRQLLSGRDYAVGDPIATQMRNFAYLIGDRETGETVLVDPAYAAADLVDVAESDGMRVTGVLATHHHPDHVGGTMLGFTLGGVRELLEKTSVPVHVNQQELDWVAQTTGIAPSELTGHDHGDKVRVGAFDIELLHTPGHTPGSQCFLFDGRLISGDTLFVDGCGRTDFPGGDSDEMFRSLRYLSALDGNPVVYPGHWYSEEPSAALASVRDNNYVLRPQSLQQWQALMPG; the protein is encoded by the coding sequence ATGTCTTCGGAGCGCCTCTACTTCCGCCAGCTGCTGTCCGGCCGGGATTACGCCGTCGGCGATCCGATCGCCACGCAGATGCGCAACTTCGCGTATCTGATCGGCGACCGGGAGACCGGCGAGACCGTCCTGGTCGACCCCGCCTACGCCGCGGCGGACCTGGTCGACGTCGCCGAGTCCGACGGGATGCGCGTCACCGGCGTGCTCGCCACCCACCACCACCCCGACCACGTCGGCGGCACCATGCTCGGTTTCACCCTCGGTGGCGTGCGCGAACTGCTGGAGAAGACCAGCGTCCCCGTGCACGTGAACCAGCAGGAACTGGACTGGGTCGCGCAGACCACCGGCATCGCCCCCAGCGAACTGACCGGCCACGACCACGGCGACAAGGTGCGGGTCGGCGCCTTCGACATCGAACTCCTGCACACCCCCGGCCACACCCCCGGCAGCCAGTGCTTCCTGTTCGACGGCCGCCTCATCTCCGGCGACACCCTCTTCGTCGACGGCTGCGGCCGCACCGATTTCCCCGGTGGCGACTCCGACGAGATGTTCCGCAGCCTCCGCTACCTCTCGGCCCTCGACGGCAACCCGGTCGTCTACCCCGGCCACTGGTACTCCGAGGAGCCCAGCGCCGCACTGGCTTCCGTTCGCGACAACAACTACGTGCTGCGCCCCCAGTCCCTGCAGCAATGGCAGGCCCTGATGCCGGGCTGA
- the cobT gene encoding nicotinate-nucleotide--dimethylbenzimidazole phosphoribosyltransferase has translation MSVEHPGTTPKGLPVTHGFAPVSAPDAQVRAAAEQRQQQLTKPAGSLGRLEELGNWIAACQGVCPPAEFERARVVIFAGDHGVAEHGVSAYPSEVTAQMVANFLAGGAAVNALATVAGATVRVVDIAVDGDTELSIAGHKVRRGSGSIDREDALTEDEVAAALAAGRAIADEEIDGGADLLVAGDMGIGNTTPATVLIATLTGTEPVAAVGRGTGVDDAGWIRKVAAIRDGMRRARPVATDPVDLLRVAAGADFAAMTGFLAQAATRRTPVLLDGVVVTAAALVAEDLAAGAKAWWLPAHRSTEPAHDLALKHLRLEPLLDLDMRLGEGSGALTALPILRAAVATLAEMSTFADAGVSTAEADSATIDLVK, from the coding sequence ATGAGCGTCGAACACCCCGGCACCACACCGAAAGGCTTGCCAGTGACTCACGGATTCGCCCCGGTCTCTGCCCCCGACGCGCAGGTGCGCGCGGCGGCTGAACAGCGCCAGCAACAGCTGACCAAACCGGCCGGGTCGCTGGGGCGCCTCGAAGAGCTGGGCAACTGGATCGCCGCCTGCCAGGGCGTCTGCCCGCCCGCGGAGTTCGAGCGGGCCCGGGTGGTGATCTTCGCCGGTGATCACGGTGTCGCCGAGCACGGCGTCTCGGCGTATCCGAGCGAGGTCACCGCGCAGATGGTGGCCAATTTCCTGGCCGGCGGCGCGGCGGTGAACGCGCTGGCCACGGTGGCCGGCGCGACCGTGCGGGTCGTCGACATCGCCGTCGACGGGGACACCGAGCTCTCGATCGCCGGGCACAAGGTGCGCCGGGGCAGCGGGTCGATCGACCGCGAGGACGCGCTGACCGAGGACGAGGTCGCCGCGGCGCTGGCGGCGGGCCGCGCGATCGCCGACGAGGAGATCGACGGGGGCGCCGACCTGCTCGTGGCCGGTGACATGGGCATCGGCAACACCACCCCCGCCACCGTCCTGATCGCCACCCTCACCGGCACCGAACCGGTCGCCGCCGTGGGCCGGGGCACCGGGGTCGACGACGCGGGCTGGATCCGCAAGGTCGCCGCCATCCGCGATGGCATGCGCCGCGCCCGCCCGGTGGCCACCGACCCCGTCGACCTGCTCCGCGTCGCCGCGGGCGCCGACTTCGCCGCCATGACCGGCTTCCTGGCCCAGGCCGCGACGCGGCGCACCCCCGTCCTGCTCGACGGTGTCGTCGTCACCGCCGCCGCCCTGGTCGCCGAGGACCTCGCCGCGGGCGCCAAAGCCTGGTGGCTACCCGCGCACCGCTCCACCGAACCCGCCCACGACCTGGCCCTGAAGCACCTGCGCCTGGAACCGCTCCTCGACCTCGACATGCGCCTCGGCGAAGGCTCCGGCGCCCTGACCGCCCTGCCGATCCTGCGCGCCGCCGTCGCCACCCTCGCCGAGATGTCGACCTTCGCCGACGCCGGCGTGAGCACGGCCGAAGCGGACTCGGCCACCATCGACCTGGTCAAGTGA
- the gcvT gene encoding glycine cleavage system aminomethyltransferase GcvT: protein MTDTNLLQGPIHDVHVELGATFAPFGGWAMPVSYAGTVGEHTATRTTVGLFDVSHLGKATVRGAGAAAFVNSALTNDLGRIRPGKAQYTLCCTPEGGVIDDLIAYYVGDDEVFLVPNAANTAAVVAELRTAAPEAITVTDEHREYAVFAVQGPKSTEVLAALGLPTEMEYMAYTDAQWQGRPVRVCRTGYTGEHGYELLPTWDDAEAVFRALVERVRAAGGEPAGLGARDTLRTEMGYPLHGHELSVDITPNQARTGWAVGWKKPEFWGKAALEQEKADGPRRTLLGLKALDRGVLRQGQTVLREGEPVGETTSGTFSPSLKVGIALALLDTDAKLEPGDEVEVDVRGRKLRCAVVKPPFVETNTK, encoded by the coding sequence ATGACCGACACCAACCTGCTGCAGGGTCCGATCCATGACGTTCACGTCGAGCTCGGCGCGACCTTCGCGCCGTTCGGGGGCTGGGCGATGCCGGTCTCCTACGCGGGCACGGTGGGCGAGCACACCGCGACCAGGACCACGGTGGGCCTGTTCGACGTGAGCCACCTCGGCAAGGCGACCGTGCGCGGCGCGGGCGCCGCGGCCTTCGTGAACTCGGCGTTGACCAACGATCTGGGGCGGATCCGGCCGGGCAAGGCGCAGTACACGCTGTGCTGTACCCCCGAGGGCGGGGTGATCGACGATCTGATCGCCTACTACGTCGGCGACGACGAGGTGTTCCTCGTCCCGAACGCGGCCAACACCGCGGCTGTGGTGGCCGAACTGCGGACGGCGGCGCCCGAGGCGATCACGGTCACCGACGAGCATCGCGAGTACGCGGTCTTCGCCGTGCAGGGCCCGAAGTCGACCGAGGTGCTCGCCGCGCTCGGCCTGCCCACCGAGATGGAGTACATGGCCTACACCGACGCGCAGTGGCAGGGACGCCCGGTGCGGGTGTGCCGGACCGGCTACACCGGCGAGCACGGCTACGAGCTCCTGCCGACCTGGGACGACGCCGAGGCGGTGTTCCGTGCGCTGGTCGAGCGGGTGCGCGCCGCCGGAGGTGAGCCCGCCGGTCTGGGCGCGCGCGACACCCTGCGCACCGAGATGGGCTACCCGCTGCACGGCCACGAACTCTCCGTCGACATCACCCCGAACCAAGCCCGCACCGGCTGGGCCGTCGGCTGGAAGAAGCCGGAGTTCTGGGGCAAGGCGGCGCTCGAGCAGGAGAAGGCCGACGGCCCGCGCCGGACGCTGCTGGGGTTGAAGGCGCTCGATCGCGGCGTGCTGCGGCAGGGTCAGACCGTGCTGCGCGAGGGCGAACCGGTCGGCGAGACCACCTCGGGGACGTTCTCCCCGTCGCTCAAGGTCGGCATCGCGCTCGCGCTGCTCGACACCGACGCCAAGCTGGAACCGGGCGACGAAGTGGAGGTCGACGTGCGTGGGCGCAAGCTGCGCTGCGCGGTCGTCAAGCCGCCGTTCGTGGAGACCAACACCAAGTAA
- a CDS encoding bifunctional phosphatase PAP2/diacylglycerol kinase family protein, producing the protein MSESRGHRFRHVARMDESVSRVVSRIPESSADGAILRLTRSANTGRLWLAVAAALAVRPGPPRRAALRGVIALGGTSFAVNLVLKTLIPRRRPPAELMPLGRRLVDTPISSSFPSGHSANAAAFATAVALESPRAALAVAPVAAAVAYSRVHTGAHWPSDVLVGAAVGTGVALTTRRWWPIRESDEADAHAVHDAPVLAEGKGLLLLINPRSGDAAYDPTADIAEAMPAATLLQTASGRDAIDQLQEAIDPSIVAVGAAGGDGTIAAAAAVAISNKLPLVVVPTGTLNHFARDLGVYDLREVVDATGTGEAVEVDIATVEFDTPDGPRTHHLINTASIGAYPELVRLREKWEDRWGKWPAFAAALVVTLRRAEPIRARIDDRWHDLWFLFVGNGPYHPHGAVPAFRSRLDEGLLDVRWLRADVRFSRTRAVLALMVAAIGHSRVYGERQMRELTVALDAPAPVAADGEVVGTSHTLRFAIAGRVAAYRRDEDNPRWENRARPHHRRPLAWLTDRRR; encoded by the coding sequence GTGAGTGAGTCGCGCGGCCACAGATTCCGCCATGTCGCCCGGATGGACGAGTCCGTGAGCCGGGTCGTGTCCCGAATTCCGGAGTCCTCGGCCGATGGCGCGATTCTGCGGCTCACCCGCTCGGCGAACACCGGCCGCCTGTGGCTGGCCGTCGCAGCGGCGCTCGCGGTCCGGCCGGGTCCGCCACGCCGGGCCGCACTGCGCGGTGTGATCGCCCTGGGCGGCACCAGTTTCGCGGTGAACCTGGTGCTCAAGACGCTGATCCCGCGCCGTCGCCCACCGGCGGAACTGATGCCGCTGGGCCGCCGCCTGGTCGACACCCCCATCTCGTCGTCGTTCCCGTCCGGCCACAGCGCCAACGCGGCGGCCTTCGCCACAGCCGTCGCCTTGGAGAGCCCGCGCGCCGCCCTGGCCGTGGCGCCGGTGGCCGCGGCCGTCGCCTACTCGCGCGTCCACACCGGTGCGCACTGGCCCTCCGACGTCCTGGTCGGTGCCGCCGTCGGCACCGGGGTCGCGCTGACCACCCGGCGCTGGTGGCCGATCCGCGAGTCCGACGAGGCCGACGCGCACGCCGTCCACGACGCCCCTGTCCTGGCCGAAGGCAAGGGACTGCTGCTACTGATCAATCCGCGCTCCGGCGACGCCGCCTACGACCCCACCGCCGATATCGCCGAGGCCATGCCCGCGGCGACTCTGCTGCAGACCGCATCGGGTCGCGACGCCATCGACCAGCTGCAGGAGGCCATCGACCCGTCGATCGTCGCAGTCGGCGCGGCCGGTGGTGACGGCACCATCGCCGCGGCCGCCGCCGTCGCGATCAGCAACAAGCTGCCCCTCGTCGTCGTCCCCACGGGCACGCTCAACCACTTCGCCCGCGACCTCGGCGTCTACGACCTGCGCGAGGTCGTGGACGCGACCGGCACGGGCGAGGCCGTCGAAGTCGATATCGCCACGGTCGAATTCGACACCCCCGACGGTCCGCGCACCCACCACCTGATCAACACCGCCAGCATCGGCGCCTACCCCGAACTGGTCCGCCTGCGCGAGAAATGGGAGGACCGCTGGGGCAAATGGCCCGCCTTCGCCGCCGCGCTGGTGGTGACCCTGCGCCGCGCCGAACCGATCAGAGCCCGGATCGACGACCGCTGGCACGACCTGTGGTTCCTGTTCGTCGGCAACGGCCCCTACCACCCGCACGGCGCGGTGCCCGCCTTCCGGTCCCGCCTGGACGAGGGCCTGCTCGATGTCCGCTGGCTGCGCGCCGACGTCCGATTCTCCCGCACCCGCGCCGTACTCGCCCTGATGGTCGCCGCGATCGGGCACAGCCGGGTCTACGGCGAGCGCCAGATGCGCGAACTCACCGTGGCCCTCGACGCCCCCGCGCCCGTCGCCGCCGACGGTGAAGTGGTCGGCACCTCGCACACCCTGCGCTTCGCCATCGCGGGCCGTGTCGCCGCCTACCGCCGCGACGAGGACAACCCCCGCTGGGAGAACCGCGCCCGCCCGCACCACCGCCGCCCCCTCGCCTGGCTCACCGACCGCCGCCGCTGA
- a CDS encoding adenosylcobinamide-GDP ribazoletransferase, translating into MNGVRLAVSWLTVVPVAGPATVDRQIAGRAITGAPLIGVALGGIAAGAMWLFDQAGLTTLLTGLLTVGLLALLTRGMHLDGLADTVDGLGGYGPPARAREIMKSGGAGPFGVAALVFAVAIQAVAFATLAEQQRWFALVLAVAAGRVAVVLACRPGVTAAPDAGFGALVAGTQSRAAVAIWPTIAIAGSVAVVPSARWLGPIVVVAALALALLITRHCVRRFEGLSGDVLGALVEITVALAAVGFTLRG; encoded by the coding sequence GTGAACGGCGTTCGGCTGGCGGTCTCCTGGCTCACCGTCGTGCCGGTGGCCGGACCGGCGACAGTCGACCGACAGATCGCCGGTCGGGCAATCACTGGTGCTCCGCTGATCGGCGTCGCGCTCGGTGGCATCGCGGCCGGGGCGATGTGGCTGTTCGACCAGGCGGGGCTGACCACGCTGCTGACAGGGCTGCTCACCGTCGGGCTGCTCGCCCTGCTCACGCGGGGTATGCACCTCGACGGGCTGGCCGACACCGTCGACGGACTCGGTGGCTACGGCCCGCCCGCGCGGGCGCGCGAGATCATGAAGTCCGGTGGCGCGGGACCTTTCGGCGTGGCCGCTCTCGTCTTCGCTGTCGCCATCCAAGCCGTGGCCTTCGCGACGCTGGCCGAGCAGCAACGCTGGTTCGCCCTCGTCCTCGCCGTCGCCGCGGGCCGGGTCGCCGTGGTCCTGGCATGCCGCCCAGGCGTCACCGCCGCGCCCGACGCGGGGTTCGGCGCGCTGGTCGCGGGCACCCAGTCGCGCGCCGCGGTCGCGATCTGGCCGACCATCGCGATCGCCGGCTCCGTGGCGGTCGTTCCCAGCGCACGCTGGCTCGGCCCGATCGTCGTGGTCGCCGCCCTCGCACTGGCCCTGCTGATCACCCGCCATTGCGTGCGCCGCTTCGAGGGGCTGTCCGGCGATGTGCTCGGCGCGCTCGTCGAGATCACGGTCGCGCTGGCCGCCGTGGGGTTCACCCTGCGGGGATAG
- a CDS encoding bifunctional adenosylcobinamide kinase/adenosylcobinamide-phosphate guanylyltransferase, with protein MATRTLVLGGARSGKSAFAENLLADAGTVRYLATAVLDPADHDFADRIAGHRDRRPAHWSTVENIEPATVLADPAPATLLDDIGTWLTARLDARAAWEAPRGTVAPDCDALVAAVETYGERLVIVSPEVGMGVIPATRSGRVFRDEIGTLNQRLARACDDAFLIVAGLPVRLK; from the coding sequence ATGGCCACCCGCACTCTCGTCCTCGGCGGCGCGCGCTCCGGCAAGTCCGCCTTCGCGGAGAACCTGCTGGCCGACGCGGGTACGGTCCGCTATCTGGCGACCGCCGTTCTCGACCCGGCCGACCACGACTTCGCCGACCGGATCGCCGGGCATCGCGACCGTCGCCCCGCGCACTGGTCGACCGTCGAGAACATCGAGCCCGCAACCGTTCTCGCCGATCCGGCGCCGGCCACCCTGCTCGACGACATCGGCACCTGGCTCACCGCCCGGCTCGATGCCCGCGCCGCCTGGGAGGCTCCGCGCGGCACCGTCGCCCCTGATTGCGACGCGCTCGTCGCCGCGGTCGAGACCTATGGGGAGCGGCTGGTGATCGTCTCGCCCGAGGTCGGGATGGGTGTCATCCCCGCGACGCGCTCGGGCCGAGTGTTCCGCGACGAGATCGGCACGCTCAACCAGCGTCTGGCGCGGGCGTGCGACGACGCGTTCCTCATCGTGGCCGGGTTGCCGGTCCGACTGAAATGA